The window GCCGCGGTAACCGTAGTAAGCCCCGTCGTCTGTCACGGACTTCTTGAACTGTCCCAGAAGGGAGATGTCAAGCTAATACTGCGTAAATATAAGGCGGGGGACCTCCAGGGGGCTACCCTGGCGATAGCGGCAACCGATGAGCGTGAGACTAATCTCCAGGTGTCCCGTGAGGCCAAGGAAAGAGCCGTGCTGGTAAACATAGTAGACGAACCGAAAAGCTCCGATTTCATCGTCCCGGCGTATTTCCACCGTGGTGATATCACCATCGCAATTTCCACCGCGGGCAGTAGTCCTGCCTTGGCTCGTAAACTCAGGACCAGACTGGAATCTGAGTTTGGTCTCGAATACGCCGTGCTTGTCGGCCTCGTTAACGACGTCCGTCTGGAGATAAAGAGGCGCGGTAAAACGGTGGACGCCGAGAACTGGCAGACGGCACTGGATTTGGACAGCCTGCTCGCTTTGATACGGGAAGGCGATGAAGACGGCGCCCGGCGGCTTTTATTAAACAACCTTAATGCCCTGACAGGCGGACAAGAGCCATGACGTTACACCTTAAAGTGGTAGGCATCAACCACCGCACCGCGCCGCTGGAATTCCGCGAGAAACTAGCCGTCAGCGGCCCCAAGCTGGGACCGGCCCTTACTTCTCTAGGTTCTTTTACGGCGCAAGGGATAATCCTCTCCACCTGCAACCGCACCGAGGTCTATACCACCCACCGGGGCAGCCTGGACGAGGCGCAGGCGGGTTTGCACTTCCTCTGTGCGCGCCTGGGTAAAACCGCTGGCGAACTGGCGGCGTATTGCTATGTTCTGGAAGACAGGGATGCCGTCGAGCATCTCTTCCGCGTGGCGAGCGGGCTGGAGTCAATGGTCGTCGGTGAGAGCGAGATTCTGGGGCAGGTCGGTCAGGCACTGGAGGCCGCCGAAAAGGCTGGTATGGTCAGTCTGCCCCTCCAGCGCGTCTTTCTGCAGGCGGTGGGCACCGGGCGCAAAGTGCGTGAGGAGACCGGCATCGGCAAGAATGCCGTCTCCATAAGTTCTATCGCTCTGGATAAGGCGGCTAATATCCTGGGCGATTTCAAATCTTGCAAAGTACTGGTGCTTGGCGCCGGCGAAGCCGGCCAGTTGGTGGCCAAGGTGGCCCGTGACCGGGGTGCCCGCCAGATTCTCATCGCCAGCCGCACCATAGAGAGGTCGCAGGCCCTGGCAGAGGCCATGGGCGGGACTCCCATTGATCTCAGCAGCCTGGCGGAAGTTCTATGCGAGTGCAGCGTGGTCGTCACCTGTGCCGTGGCGCCGCACTGGATACTGGAGACCAACCAGGTGGAAACAGCCATGCGTCACCGCACCGCGCCGCTGGTGCTCATTGACATTGCCGTTCCCCGCAACGTGAATCCCGCGGTCGGCCAGCTGCCCAACGTTTTCCTTTACAACATTGATGACATGGTCTCGGCCTCCCAAGCCAACCGCAAGCAGCGCGAGGGTTGGATAGAACAGGCGGTGGAGGTCGTTACCAGCGAGGCCTGCAGGACCATGTCATGGTGGCAGACACTGGCCACCCGGCCGGTGGTGCGGGCGCTCATGAGCCAGGCGGAAGAGATCCGGGCTCAGCAGGTGGCGAAGACATTGCCCAAGCTGCCATCCCTCTCCGCAGAAGAGCGCGCATCCCTGGAGGCTATGACCAAGGCTATTGTCAGCAGGATACTACGCAAACCTATCCGCTGCCTGGAGGGTAGCGACGGTGTTGAATACGGTGAGGCGGTGCGGGGGCTCTTTAATTTAGATACTGAAGGAACGGGATGAGAGAAAGCCTGATTATAGGTTCGCGGGGAAGCCGGCTGGCCCTGATTCAAACGGAGTCAGTGGCGGCCAAGATTCGGGCTCTGGCCCCGCGCCTGAATATATCCATCCGCCGTATAGTGACGGCAGGTGACCGCGACCGCCGTCACTCGCTCGACCAGATTGGGACGGCGGTGTTCGTGAAAGAGTTGGAAGAGGCATTGCTGGCGGGGCAGATTGACCTTGCGGTCCATAGTCTGAAGGATGTGCCCACGGAGATATCGGCGGGGCTGTGCCTGCCCGCGGTTTTGGCTCGTATTGACCCGCGTGATGTGCTGGTGGCAAACTGTCCGCTCGATGCCATGGCCCCCGGTTCCGTCATCGGCACCGATAGCCTGCGGCGAACGGTGCAGTTTTTAAAAGTCCGCCCCGACCTCCGCGTACGCGATATCCGTGGCAACGTGGATACTCGGCTGGCGAAGGTTGCTCGCGGCGAGTTCGACGGCGTGCTTGTGGCCGCAGCTGCACTACTGCGTCTTGGCTGCCAGGATCGCATTACCTACTACCTGCCACTGGAACAGTGCCTCCCGGCTGTGGGGCAGGGAGCCTTGGCCATAGAGGCGCGGGCAGGAGATAAAGAAGTGGCGGAGTTGGTGACCCCGCTCAACCACTGGCCAACTGTCCAGGCAGTGACAGCGGAGCGGGCTTTCCTGCAGGCCCTGGGTGGCGGCTGCCGTGCCCCCATCGGCGCTCTGGGCACAATGCGCGGCGAGACACTGACGCTGGAGGGTATGGTGGGCAACATGGGGCATCAGAAAATACTGCGCCACAGCATGACAGGTAGTGCACAAGAACCGACCCGGCTGGGAGAAAATCTGGCGCAGGCCATGATGCGGTTGGGGGCTGCCGATTTTATAGCCGAGGTTGTCCTCAAATGAAACCGGGAATGGTATATCTGGTAGGAGCCGGTCCCGGTGATCCGGGGCTGATTACACAAAAGGCACTGGACTGCCTGGCCCGCGCCGAGGTCATTGTTTACGACCACCTGCTCGACCGCCAGCTTCTTGAGGCTGCTAATCCGCAGGCCGAGCGCATTTATGTCGGAAAGTCCGGCGCTAAACATGCACTGGAACAGGCGGAGATAAACCGGCTACTGGTGGATAAGGCTCGGGAGAGCAAACTGGTGGTGCGTCTCAAGGGCGGAGACCCCTTTGTATTCGGACGTGGTGGGGAAGAAGCGGAAATGCTGGCCGCGAGCCGCATCCCCTTCGAGGTAGTGCCCGGGGTCTCCTCGGCCGTTGCCGTGCCGGCCTATGCCGGTATCCCTGTCACCCACCGCGGCCTGGCATCCTCATTTGCTGTCATTACCGGTCACGAAGACCCCGGCAAGACCAATTCCAGCATCAACTGGGAGAAGCTGGCTACTGGTGTCGATACCCTGGTCTTCCTCATGGGGGTACAGAACCTCGGCGGCATCGTGGCTAAATTACTGGAGTTTGGGCGCGCGCCGGAAACGCCGGTAGCTGTTATCAAGGATGGGACATATTCCAACCAGTTGACCATCGTCGGTCAACTGTATAACATCGAGCGCGAGGTCAGGCGGCGCAAGCTTACCCCACCAGCAGTGGTTGTAGTGGGTCAGGTAGTGCAACTTCGAGAGAAACTGGGCTGGTTTGAGGCGCGCCCGCTCAAGGGAATGCGCGTCATGGTAACCAGGGCCCGCCGACAGGCGAGCATGCTCAGCCGGTTGCTCGCCGAGCGAGGCGCCGTGCCGGTGGAGTTACCAGCGATTGACATCAAACCGGTGTCTGATACCACGGAAATCGACCGGGCGATTCAAAATGCAGCTGAGTACCAGTGGCTGGTGTTCACCAGCAGCAACGGTGTGGAGGCTTTCTTCCAGCGCCTTCATGCTTTGAGACTGGACGGCCGGGCGCTCGCTGGTCTTCGAATTGCCGTCATCGGACCAGCCACCGCCGCAGCGCTCTCAGGCAACGGCATTTCTGCCGACTACTGCCCGACCGTTTTCACCAATGAAGCCCTCCTCGATGGGTTTCGCGGTCTAGGCATCGGCGGGCAGCATTTGCTCCTGCCGCGTGCGGATATCGCCGACCGGGCGCTCAGCGATGGGCTTGCTGCTCTTGGCGCCATTGTGCACGAGGTGGTGGCTTACCGCACTACACCCGCTGTGGAAACAGCCGAGGAGACCAGTCGTCTCCTTGCTGCGGGCGAGATTGACCTGGTGACTTTTACCAGTTCCTCCACTGTCAACAACCTGATGGCGGCCCTGGATGGGGTGGCGGGCAAGCTGGCCGGGATGAAGGTCGCCTGCATCGGCCCTAAGACAGCGGCAACCGCACGGGCAGCCGGGCTCACAGTGGACATCGAGGCTGCAGAGCAGACCATGCCTGGCCTGGTGCAATCCATCGAAGACTATTTCAGAAAGGAAACCTAGATGCCATCTGAGTTTCCCACTTTACGCCCCCGCCGCCTGCGCCGCACGCCGGCGCTACGGGCGCTGGTACGCGAAAACAGCGTTGATATCAACGACCTGATTTACCCTCTGTTCGTGGTTGAGGGGAAGGATATCAGGCAGGAGATACCCTCCATGCCAGGCATCCGGCGTTTTTCACCCGACCTGCTAGCTCCGGAGATCAAGGAGATTGCCGCTCTGGGCATTCCGGGCGTCCTCCTTTTCGGCATACCGGCACAAAAAGATGATTTAGGCACGGCGGCCTACCAGGCAAATGGGGTTGTCCAACAAGCGGTGCGCATTATCAAAAAGACTGCGCCGGAGCTCATCGTGGCCACTGATGTCTGCCTGTGCGAGTACACCGACCACGGCCATTGCGGTATAATCCGGGGCGGCCAGGTGGACAATGACCGGACCTTGCCTTTGTTAGCCAGGATGGCCATGTCCCACGCCGAGGCCGGCGCCGACATTGTAGCCCCATCGGACATGATGGACGGTCGGGTCGGCACTATACGTCAGGCGCTCGACAGCGGCGGATTCACACAGACTGCCATCATGTCCTACGCCGCCAAGTATGCCTCGGCCTTCTATGGCCCTTTCCGCGAGGCAGCGCAGTCCAGCCCTCAGTTCGGCGACCGCCATTCATACCAGATGGACCCGGCCAACGCGCGCGAGGCGCTAAAAGAGATAGCACAGGACATCAGCGAGGGGGCAGACATGGTCATGGTCAAGCCAGCCCTGGCCTATCTAGATGTCGTACGAAGGGTGCGCGACAGCTTCGACTGCCCGCTGGCCGCCTACAACGTTAGCGGCGAATACGCCATGGTCAAGGCGGGCGCTAAACAGGGCTGGCTGGATGAGCAGCGCACCGTGCTGGAGATTCTCACATCCATCAAGAGGGCCGGCGCCGATATCATTATCACCTATCACGCCCGGGAAGCGGCCGGTTGGCTAAAAAACATTCAGGGGGAATGATGGAAATGGGCAACAACTCGGACAAACTGTTTGCCGAGGCGCAGCGTTATCTGCCGGGTGGAGTGGACAGCCCTGTACGCGCCTTCCGGGCTGTGGGTGGCAATCCTCTCTTTATTACCAGAGGTAAAGGTTCAAAGATTTTCGATGCAGACGGCCGCGAGTACATTGATTTTGCCGGCTCGTGGGGGCCCCTCATTCTGGGGCACGCCCCGCCCGTAGTGGTAAGGGCTATCAAGAAGGCGGCCGGACGGGGTACCAGCTTCGGCGCTCCTACTGAGGCAGAGACAACGCTGGCGCGGATGATATCCACAGCGATACCCTCCATGGAGATGCTACGCTTCGTAAGCTCTGGCACGGAAGCCGTAATGAGCGCATTGCGCCTGGCGCGCGCTTTTACCGGACGCGACAGGATTATCAAATTCGCTGGCGGCTATCACGGACACAGTGACGGGATGCTGGTGAAAGCTGGGTCCGGGCTGGCGACGTTAGGTACTCCAGACTCGGCTGGCGTGACCGCAAGTTGCGCGCAGGATACCATGGTCGCGTCTTATAACGACCAGGGAGCAGTGAAACAACTCTTCGAGCGCTATCCGGCGGAAATCGCCGCCGTCATCGTAGAACCGGTGGCTGCCAATATGGGAGTGGTCCCGCCCCAGCCGGGCTTCTTGGCGGGGCTGCGCGAACTGACCCGTCAGTACGGTGCGCTGCTCATTTTTGATGAAGTCATCACTGGCTTTCGAGTCGCCTATGGCGGGGCACAAGCCCTGTACGGCATCACGCCGGACATGACCACGCTGGGCAAGGTTATTGGTGGCGGTCTTCCGGTGGGAGCCTACGGCGGCCGCCGGGAAATTATGCAACTGGTGGCTCCCCTGGGGCCGGTGTACCAGGCAGGCACCCTGTCCGGAAACCCTTTAGCCATGGCGGCCGGTATCGCTACCATTGAGGCCCTGCACGACCCGGCGCTCTACCACCGCCTGGAAGATAATTCCACATCTTTGGAGAAGGGCATCGCTGAGGCTGCGGCAGACGAGGGTGCAAAGGTCTCTATAGCACGAGTTGGGTCACTTCTCACGGTCTTCTGTATGAGTAACGCCCCTCAGGACTACCAGTCGGTGCAAGGCGCAGATACAACCCAGTTTGCCCGTTTGTTCCATGCACTGCTTGCCCGAGGAGTTTATTGGCCACCATCGCAGTTTGAAGCCGCCTTTGTCTCTTTAGCCCACTCAGACAGGAACATCCGGCAGACAGTGCAAGCGTTCCGGCAAGCCTTTTTGTCACTGCCGGCGGCGTAAACAATTCCCCAGGGTTGTGATCTCCAGTCTGAAACGCAAAGCGACTCAATTGTGCACCTGCCTCTGCTTGGTGGGTACGCAAAAATGTGCAATCTTCAGCGCCGGAATTATTGAAGTTTGAAAGTGGTCTTAAACGTTCTTTAATTACTAATAGTCTCATAATAAAATGGTCTCATTTCGCAGCGTAAGCGCTTACCGCCATCTCAGACTATTATGAGACCATTAGTAAGTGGGCCGCCTCTAGACTCCTCGGTTGCTCCGAGCCTCTCGAACGGTTGGAGGGTGAGGCAAGGCTCATCTTCCTCATCCTCGCAACGACAGGTGATTTCTTGACACGAAGCGCTGCCTCAATATAGACTGATTACTCGATTACGACTATTTGGATTGGCAATGATTCAGCAACTGACTATTGAAGATTTAAAAAAGAATGTCGGCCAGTCTTGGCTGACGCTCACCTATCCCATAGAGCGCGGCATGGTGCAACGCTTTGTTGAAGCCGTCGGCGACGAAAATCCGCGCTGGCAGGGGAAAAAGCCGGAAGCCCCGTCTGCCTTGTTGCTCACCATCGGTTTCGAGCGCGTCATCTCAATGCTGCTCGGCCTGCCGGAAGCCGTGCTCCACGGCAGCACTGAACTGGAGTGCTTCGAGCCGGTAAAAGTCGGGGACACCATCACCGTCAAAGCGAAGGTCTCGGCTTTCCGCGAGCGTCCGCCCATGACCTTTATCAACCTGGAGCTCGAGCAGTACAATCAGAAGGGCGTGCTGGTGGCGCGCTGCAAGCAACTGGCTATACTGAGAGGCAAGGCATGAGCCCTCTAACTGGTTTCGATAAAATCGCCGTCGGCGCAGAAATTCCTTCCCTGGTGAAGCAACCCACCAAGCAGCAACTGGTGATGTGGGCCGGGGCTTCGGGTGACTACAATCCCATTCACTACGATAAAGATTTCGCCCAGAGCCGTGGCCTGCCTGGAGTTGTGGTGCACGGGCAACTCTCGACGGCCTTCATCTGCCAGATGTTGTCGGACTGGTATGGGAAAACGGGCAGCCTCAAAAAGCTTAACGTGAGCTATAAGGGACTGAATTTACCTGGAGATATGCTGACCTGCCACGGTGTGGTCAAGGGGAAATCATCGGACGGTGAGAACCTGGTTACCCTGGATGTGTGGGTGGAGAACCAGAGGGGCGAGAAAACTGCGGCGGGGACGGCGACCGTTTCTCTCACAAGTTGATATAATAATCCGAAAATCGAGATATTACGAACAAAAAGAGGGGGCACGATGCATCGTGCCCCTACACGTTAGGTCAAATAATGCAGCAGCAGGTCCAGCCGGCCGTGTTTTATCAAATACGTACCAGAGAAGCGCATCACCTGGCGCACCTTCTCCCTATAACCCGGCGCATAGCAGTGGGTCTTACATTTGCGGCATGATGGCCTGGGGTCGTATGGGCACAGGCTCAGCTTGGCGATGCCGTGCTCCAGCAAACGGGAGCAATCCGAGCATAGATTCAAGCCGCGCAACCTGATTTGAAGGTCCTCGTCAGCGATATAAAAGGCTTGTTTGGCGATCTCTTTATGATTTTCACGGCAGTAGACATTGATGAAATTGCCCAGCACGCGCAAGTCTTTTCTATTTTTAGGAGTGAGGCGGTCAAAGAGCTTTGGCATGATCAGGGGGTTCTCTCGGCTATAATCTGCGGCGACAATCCCGTTTTGGCATAATCCTCAACCGAAAGCTGCATCAAGATGTAGGCATCGCCGTTCTCCAGCAGGCTGCCGCAGGGCTGGAAGCCGCATCGGGAGAAACATTTCCGGGCGCGCTCATTGCATTCCAGCGTCTTCAGGTGGAGCCGTTGCATGCCCAGGTGATTAAAGGCGTAATCCATAAGAGCCCGGAAAGCGTCGCTGCCGTATCCTTTACCCCAGTAGCGCCGGTCCCCGATGACGATACCGACGTGCGCCTCGGCGTGTTCCCAGTCGATGTTATAAATGGCGCAGTTGCCGATGTGCCGCCCTTCGTCGATGGTTTTGATGGAGAGGAACTCTTTGGCGGGATGGTCGCCCGCGGAAGCGGATTCAAAATGAGTGAGGTAACGGATGAATGAAATCTTCAGGGGATGTTGCCCGTTGAGCGCTGCCAGCTCCGCGTCTTTGCGCCAGAGGTAATCGCGCGGGGCGTCCGCCAGGGACATGGAGTGCAGGCTGACCCTTTCTCCTCTAATCGGCGTCCGGCTCATCGGATTCATCCGGGCGCTGGTTAGCAGGCTCTTCGTAAGCTTCCATCTCGGAGATTCCATGTTCCGCAGCCTCTCGGACGGCCTTGCTCTTGTTGGTCATGAGAGTCCGCAGCCTCTGCTTGGCTTCCTGTCCGCCTATCTTGCTCAGTGCGAGGATGGCAGCCAGTTTGACCTCCATATCGGCGTCAACCGTCAACTCTATAAGTCGCGGTACGGCCTCGGCTTCGCCCAGCTCTCCGGCGGCGGTGGCGGCCTCGTAGCGCATTTCGGGGTCGTCATGGTCCATCTCCTTGAGCACTGTCGGCATCCACAAAAGGTCGCAGTTGCGTCCCATGGCGTAGACGGAGCTTATCCTGAGACCTGGTTCCTCGCGGCGGTACGCCTCCCAGATGGTCCGTGTGACTTCGGGCAGGCTGAGGGGCGCGATGGCTTCCAATGCTCTGCGGCGTACCTCGATAGGCTCATCGTTGTTGTGGATGACGGAGAGGAGGGTCTGCGATATGCGTAAACGGTTTTCGCCGGAAATCTTCTGGTGCTCCGCCAGCAGGGCGAACCTCCCCAGCGCGGTGGCGGCGGCGCTCCTGACCTCGGCAGCCGGGTCCTGCTGCACCAGCCGTATCAGAGGGCGAACCAGCGAAGGCTCGCAGTTTTCCCATAAGCCTTCGACGGCCTTGCGGCGCACGTCGTCGTCGGCATCGTAAATGGCGCTTCTGTATATGCGGTCGAAGTTGAGCTCGACGTTGTCTTCGCTGAGTTCTTCCAGTCGCGCGAGAATCTGACGCTTCCTTTCAGTGTCTATCCGCGACCAGGTCGCTTCGAGATCTTTTAGTTCATCCACGCTCAGGTCCGACAGCTCGCCCAGCTCGGCGTTGGAGAGCGGCTGGGAGGTGTCGGCGATATGCGCCAGTATCTCCGCCAGAGGCGTCTGCTGAGGGGCTACCTTCGGTTCATCCGTCTTCTGATTCATCTTCTTCGCGTTCCCAGATGGGCTCGGTAAAGTAGTCGATATATTCTTCCATGGCTTCGGCGGCGATTTGCTTCATGCGTTCGCGGGCCTCGGTGGCCGCCTGTTTGAGCTCAGAGTAATCTATCTTAATGCCGAGCAGGTTTGCCAGTGCGTGTACAATGGCCAGCGCTGCCACCGGGTTGTGCAGCCGGGTGGTATAGTTCGGTACCTCGCCGAGCAGGCAGGCGCCCTCGAGCTTGCGCTCCTTGGCCACCCCCAGCAGTATGCCGTTCATACCGGCTATCTGCAGGTTGCCGCCCTGGACCAGATTTTGCCTGGCAAGCTCTTTCACCACCGCAGCACTGGTACCAACCCCCCAGACCTTGGGGTCTTCCGTGTGGTGAATGCGCGTGATGGCGGCAGCGCAGGTGTAAATGCGTTTTACTTTGAAGCGCACGGCGGCATCCACGATGGTATTCGCCAGGTCGTAGCTCTTGGTATTAGGCTGGGCATCGCCCATGAAAAGAATGAGATCGTCGCCCTTGGGGTTTTTCCAGTAATAAAAATGGCTCTGAGGGAACTGGGGTTCCTCCACCACATTATTGCGCACCATAACACCGATGGGGTCGAAGAAGAAAGGCGCGCGCACTTCCGCCAGCTCTTTGAATTCCAACTTACGCGCGATATAGCTGGCCACGATCATGGCAACGTTGGAGATGCCGGGCCATGCTGCCAGCATGTTGGGCTCGCTCAGGGTGGGGCGGGCGCGTATTTTAATGGCGTCTTTTATTTTGGTTCACCTCACACTGGATTATACAATAATTAGGGGCTTAATGTCGTTTGCCAATTACCTGGAATCCGATCAGTCAGATTCCAAACAGCCTCAAATTAATCTGTATTTCTATCCGAATCATTTGCTGGAGACGGAAAGCGACGGGCAATATATCGAAGGAGTGAAGAACCTTCCGCCGAGCCATCTGCCGTCGTTGCCGATAGCCGCAATATCTTTGAGCAGTTCGTATACATTGCCGAAGACCATAGTGTCCTTGACACGTCCGGCTATCCTGCCATTTTCAATCTTGTATCCCAGCAGCACGTTGCCGCTGAAATCGCCGCCCAGGATGTTGCCCTGGGTAGCCCCCATCACATGTTCGATAAACAATCCTTCTTTGATGTCTGCTATCATAGAATCCGGTGAAACATCTCCGTTATTGAATACAAATGCGCCCGGCGCGGGCGACGGCAGCCCTCCGCCGCGCCCGCCGTGTCCCGTGCTCTCGGTATGCGCCAGAGCAGCCGTTTTGAGGTCATATAAGAAGTTTCGGGGTGTGCCGGCCTCGATAAGCGGGAGTTTTCGGCTGGGGATGCCTTCGTCGTCAAAGGGTCGGCTGCCCGGCTGGAAGGCAATGGTGGCATCGTCGTAGAGATTTAGCTTCCGGTCGAAAATCTTCTGATCGATTTTGTTGCCAAGGGGAGAAGCCCCCTCGAGCGCGATCTTGCCGTTGAAGGCGGCCATTAGGGGAGCGATAAGTGCGCTGGCCACACCGTCTGGCGTGAAGATGACCGGCAGCTTGCCTGTCGAGACACTGGACTGAGTCCTGGCCCAGGCTAACTGGCGTCTGACCGTATTCAAAATATTGGTCGTATCCAGCACCGGGTGACAAGAACTCTCGCTCTCGCCTACAAAAAGCATATCCGAGCCATGTATGACGGTGCCTTCGATACCGATGGCAAAGGCGCTCTTGGTGTAGGCGGCCTCAAGCCCCGAAGAGTTGGCGATGCTTATTGAAATTTTGTTGCGGGTGACGGCGGCTTCGCACAGGATTTCCGGCGTGTGAGTGGTGAGGGCGGAGACCATCTCCTCACCCAGGTCTACCATTTTCTCCAGGCTGACTCTCTCCACCGCTGGGTCGTAAACCTCGACTATAGGAAACTCGACAAGTCCGGGCAGATTGAAATTGGCTGGAGCGCCGAACTGGGCTGTCTCGATGGCGGCCTGCATCAGGCCGTCAACGTCCTCGGGTTTGTTGGAGCTCGCGAAACCGACACGACCGTCCTTGAAAATGCGCAG is drawn from Dehalococcoidia bacterium and contains these coding sequences:
- a CDS encoding bifunctional precorrin-2 dehydrogenase/sirohydrochlorin ferrochelatase; the protein is MPQYFPIYLDITRRSCVVVGGGEVALRKVQALLDCQAAVTVVSPVVCHGLLELSQKGDVKLILRKYKAGDLQGATLAIAATDERETNLQVSREAKERAVLVNIVDEPKSSDFIVPAYFHRGDITIAISTAGSSPALARKLRTRLESEFGLEYAVLVGLVNDVRLEIKRRGKTVDAENWQTALDLDSLLALIREGDEDGARRLLLNNLNALTGGQEP
- a CDS encoding glutamyl-tRNA reductase is translated as MTLHLKVVGINHRTAPLEFREKLAVSGPKLGPALTSLGSFTAQGIILSTCNRTEVYTTHRGSLDEAQAGLHFLCARLGKTAGELAAYCYVLEDRDAVEHLFRVASGLESMVVGESEILGQVGQALEAAEKAGMVSLPLQRVFLQAVGTGRKVREETGIGKNAVSISSIALDKAANILGDFKSCKVLVLGAGEAGQLVAKVARDRGARQILIASRTIERSQALAEAMGGTPIDLSSLAEVLCECSVVVTCAVAPHWILETNQVETAMRHRTAPLVLIDIAVPRNVNPAVGQLPNVFLYNIDDMVSASQANRKQREGWIEQAVEVVTSEACRTMSWWQTLATRPVVRALMSQAEEIRAQQVAKTLPKLPSLSAEERASLEAMTKAIVSRILRKPIRCLEGSDGVEYGEAVRGLFNLDTEGTG
- a CDS encoding hydroxymethylbilane synthase, whose protein sequence is MRESLIIGSRGSRLALIQTESVAAKIRALAPRLNISIRRIVTAGDRDRRHSLDQIGTAVFVKELEEALLAGQIDLAVHSLKDVPTEISAGLCLPAVLARIDPRDVLVANCPLDAMAPGSVIGTDSLRRTVQFLKVRPDLRVRDIRGNVDTRLAKVARGEFDGVLVAAAALLRLGCQDRITYYLPLEQCLPAVGQGALAIEARAGDKEVAELVTPLNHWPTVQAVTAERAFLQALGGGCRAPIGALGTMRGETLTLEGMVGNMGHQKILRHSMTGSAQEPTRLGENLAQAMMRLGAADFIAEVVLK
- the cobA gene encoding uroporphyrinogen-III C-methyltransferase; this translates as MKPGMVYLVGAGPGDPGLITQKALDCLARAEVIVYDHLLDRQLLEAANPQAERIYVGKSGAKHALEQAEINRLLVDKARESKLVVRLKGGDPFVFGRGGEEAEMLAASRIPFEVVPGVSSAVAVPAYAGIPVTHRGLASSFAVITGHEDPGKTNSSINWEKLATGVDTLVFLMGVQNLGGIVAKLLEFGRAPETPVAVIKDGTYSNQLTIVGQLYNIEREVRRRKLTPPAVVVVGQVVQLREKLGWFEARPLKGMRVMVTRARRQASMLSRLLAERGAVPVELPAIDIKPVSDTTEIDRAIQNAAEYQWLVFTSSNGVEAFFQRLHALRLDGRALAGLRIAVIGPATAAALSGNGISADYCPTVFTNEALLDGFRGLGIGGQHLLLPRADIADRALSDGLAALGAIVHEVVAYRTTPAVETAEETSRLLAAGEIDLVTFTSSSTVNNLMAALDGVAGKLAGMKVACIGPKTAATARAAGLTVDIEAAEQTMPGLVQSIEDYFRKET
- the hemB gene encoding porphobilinogen synthase, with product MPSEFPTLRPRRLRRTPALRALVRENSVDINDLIYPLFVVEGKDIRQEIPSMPGIRRFSPDLLAPEIKEIAALGIPGVLLFGIPAQKDDLGTAAYQANGVVQQAVRIIKKTAPELIVATDVCLCEYTDHGHCGIIRGGQVDNDRTLPLLARMAMSHAEAGADIVAPSDMMDGRVGTIRQALDSGGFTQTAIMSYAAKYASAFYGPFREAAQSSPQFGDRHSYQMDPANAREALKEIAQDISEGADMVMVKPALAYLDVVRRVRDSFDCPLAAYNVSGEYAMVKAGAKQGWLDEQRTVLEILTSIKRAGADIIITYHAREAAGWLKNIQGE
- the hemL gene encoding glutamate-1-semialdehyde-2,1-aminomutase; protein product: MEMGNNSDKLFAEAQRYLPGGVDSPVRAFRAVGGNPLFITRGKGSKIFDADGREYIDFAGSWGPLILGHAPPVVVRAIKKAAGRGTSFGAPTEAETTLARMISTAIPSMEMLRFVSSGTEAVMSALRLARAFTGRDRIIKFAGGYHGHSDGMLVKAGSGLATLGTPDSAGVTASCAQDTMVASYNDQGAVKQLFERYPAEIAAVIVEPVAANMGVVPPQPGFLAGLRELTRQYGALLIFDEVITGFRVAYGGAQALYGITPDMTTLGKVIGGGLPVGAYGGRREIMQLVAPLGPVYQAGTLSGNPLAMAAGIATIEALHDPALYHRLEDNSTSLEKGIAEAAADEGAKVSIARVGSLLTVFCMSNAPQDYQSVQGADTTQFARLFHALLARGVYWPPSQFEAAFVSLAHSDRNIRQTVQAFRQAFLSLPAA
- a CDS encoding dehydratase; this translates as MSPLTGFDKIAVGAEIPSLVKQPTKQQLVMWAGASGDYNPIHYDKDFAQSRGLPGVVVHGQLSTAFICQMLSDWYGKTGSLKKLNVSYKGLNLPGDMLTCHGVVKGKSSDGENLVTLDVWVENQRGEKTAAGTATVSLTS
- a CDS encoding nitrous oxide-stimulated promoter family protein is translated as MPKLFDRLTPKNRKDLRVLGNFINVYCRENHKEIAKQAFYIADEDLQIRLRGLNLCSDCSRLLEHGIAKLSLCPYDPRPSCRKCKTHCYAPGYREKVRQVMRFSGTYLIKHGRLDLLLHYLT
- a CDS encoding N-acetyltransferase yields the protein MESPRWKLTKSLLTSARMNPMSRTPIRGERVSLHSMSLADAPRDYLWRKDAELAALNGQHPLKISFIRYLTHFESASAGDHPAKEFLSIKTIDEGRHIGNCAIYNIDWEHAEAHVGIVIGDRRYWGKGYGSDAFRALMDYAFNHLGMQRLHLKTLECNERARKCFSRCGFQPCGSLLENGDAYILMQLSVEDYAKTGLSPQIIAERTP
- a CDS encoding PBS lyase, which translates into the protein MNQKTDEPKVAPQQTPLAEILAHIADTSQPLSNAELGELSDLSVDELKDLEATWSRIDTERKRQILARLEELSEDNVELNFDRIYRSAIYDADDDVRRKAVEGLWENCEPSLVRPLIRLVQQDPAAEVRSAAATALGRFALLAEHQKISGENRLRISQTLLSVIHNNDEPIEVRRRALEAIAPLSLPEVTRTIWEAYRREEPGLRISSVYAMGRNCDLLWMPTVLKEMDHDDPEMRYEAATAAGELGEAEAVPRLIELTVDADMEVKLAAILALSKIGGQEAKQRLRTLMTNKSKAVREAAEHGISEMEAYEEPANQRPDESDEPDAD
- a CDS encoding TldD/PmbA family protein, with translation MQDLIQKILDKAKKTAQSAEVFMFISEETPVVFEANRLKSLQSKESTSISLRIFKDGRVGFASSNKPEDVDGLMQAAIETAQFGAPANFNLPGLVEFPIVEVYDPAVERVSLEKMVDLGEEMVSALTTHTPEILCEAAVTRNKISISIANSSGLEAAYTKSAFAIGIEGTVIHGSDMLFVGESESSCHPVLDTTNILNTVRRQLAWARTQSSVSTGKLPVIFTPDGVASALIAPLMAAFNGKIALEGASPLGNKIDQKIFDRKLNLYDDATIAFQPGSRPFDDEGIPSRKLPLIEAGTPRNFLYDLKTAALAHTESTGHGGRGGGLPSPAPGAFVFNNGDVSPDSMIADIKEGLFIEHVMGATQGNILGGDFSGNVLLGYKIENGRIAGRVKDTMVFGNVYELLKDIAAIGNDGRWLGGRFFTPSIYCPSLSVSSK